From the Myripristis murdjan chromosome 14, fMyrMur1.1, whole genome shotgun sequence genome, one window contains:
- the txndc15 gene encoding thioredoxin domain-containing protein 15, which translates to MTGFLHILHPAFVVIFILYVSDSWSVSPVTAHESDELPEFKLSEDAVSDLENSPKFVETEDLEALPKRQFKTAEIADAVMGTETPIDPSDIESLFPKNVKDFQSGFSPPCDENDAQCGTLSLSADEASLEESPESSEQVTLDLVHITPEEQNSTETTKTYKVSCDKRNTTGIDKFTVQVLNASQDLMEFLNANSTECSVVLFFTTWCQFSANLAPHFNALPRVFPSMHFLALDASQHSSLSTRFGTVAVPNILLFQGVKPMARFNHTDRTLETLTSFIANQTGFEASPDRNVTDADRLGPLPSVPVKSIDWLLVFSILFITGFTLYAILRTDSIRWLIPGQEHEHQD; encoded by the exons ATGACAGGGTTTTTACATATACTGCACCCTGCGTTTGTGGTGATATTCATACTGTACGTGTCGGACAGCTGGAGTGTGTCTCCTGTGACAGCACACG AGAGCGATGAGCTGCCAGAGTTCAAGCTGTCAGAGGACGCGGTCTCCGACCTCGAGAACAGCCCCAAGTTTGTGGAGACAGAAGACTTGGAGGCTCTGCCCAAGAGGCAGTTCAAGACAGCTGAGATCGCAGATGCGGTGATGGGGACAGAAACTCCCATCGATCCCTCTGATATCGAGTCCCTCTTCCCCAAGAATGTGAAAGACTTCCAGTCAGGCTTCTCGCCGCCATGCGATGAGAACGATGCACAGTGCGGCACGCTGAGTCTGTCTGCTGATGAGGCGTCGCTGGAGGAGAGCCCAGAATCATCCGAGCAG GTGACTCTGGACTTGGTGCACATCACACCTGAGGAGCAGAATTCAACAGAGACCACCAAGACTTACAAGGTCAGCTGTGACAAGAGGAACACCACGGGGATAGACAAATTCACCGTGCAGGTCCTCAACGCCTCACAG GACCTGATGGAGTTCCTGAACGCCAACAGCACAGAGTGCTCGGTGGTTTTGTTCTTCACTACCTGGTGCCAGTTTTCAGCCAACCTGGCCCCTCACTTCAATGCACTGCCCCGagtttttcccagcatgcacttcCTAGCGCTGGACGCTTCTCAGCACAGCAG TCTGTCCACACGGTTTGGGACTGTGGCGGTGCCCAACATCCTGTTGTTCCAGGGGGTCAAACCCATGGCCCGGTTCAACCACACAGACAGGACACTGGAGACACTCACCTCTTTCATAGCCAACCAGACAG GTTTTGAAGCGAGTCCCGACAGAAACGTGACAGACGCAGACCGGCTGGGCCCGCTGCCCAGCGTCCCGGTGAAGAGCATCGACTGGCTGCTGGTCTTCtccatcctcttcatcactggATTCACTCTGTACGCCATCCTGCGCACCGACAGCATCCGCTGGCTCATACCGGGACAGGAGCATGAGCACCaggactga